From a single Capsicum annuum cultivar UCD-10X-F1 chromosome 12, UCD10Xv1.1, whole genome shotgun sequence genomic region:
- the LOC107849160 gene encoding uncharacterized protein LOC107849160, which translates to MKIRDNVGKHRLANFVIVRYGILRYQGRLCLPDVNVLRERVMAEAHRYHYAIHPGSTKIYHNIKEFYLWRDIKCDMASHVAKYFMRKQVKVEHIRPGGLSQEIVLPKWKWESFNMDFFTSTPRSRNQCDSTWAIAYRITKSAQVLPVRINYSVEDYAKLDLAMIVKLYGDLLWIISDHGPLFLSYFWK; encoded by the coding sequence ATGAAGATTAGGGATAATGTGGGTAAACACAGACTTGCGAACTTTGTAATTGTTCGttatggtatcttgagataccaaggtaggctatgtctTCCCGATGTTAATGTATTGAGGGAAAGGGTTATGGCCGAGGCTCATAGATAtcattatgctattcatcctggttcaaccAAGATATATCATAACATTAAAGAGTTCTATTTGTGGAGAGATATAAAGTGTGATATGGCTAGCCATGTAGCCAAGTATTTTATGCGtaaacaagtgaaagttgagcacataaggcctggtGGTTTGTCCCAAGAAATTGTGTTGCCAAAATGGAAGTGGGAGTCAtttaatatggatttctttactaGTACTCCTAGATCtcggaatcaatgtgattctactTGGGCCATTGCTTATAGAATCACCAAGTCCGCTCAGGTTTTGCCCGTGAGGATAAATTACTCagtggaagattatgctaagttggaTCTAGCAATGATTGTGAAGTTGTACGGTGATCTGCTTTGGATCATCTCGGATCATGGTCCTCTATTTTTATCCTACTTTTGGAAGTAG